In Colletotrichum destructivum chromosome 8, complete sequence, the following proteins share a genomic window:
- a CDS encoding Putative glucose-methanol-choline oxidoreductase, FAD/NAD(P)-binding domain superfamily: MVIIMLPVILAASLLAATASGAPSSRLCAKTYDFIVVGGGTAGLALSTRLSQGLPNATVLVIEAGPAGLGDERIEIPGRRGSTFGSVYDWNLTTVPQAGSNGRVWTQTRGHVLGGSSALNLFSYDRASAHEYDGWEELGNPGWNWNSMRDAMIKSENFTSANTEYYTGSEGVGDSGPIKALINRLIPEHQAPLFPVMNSLGIETNLESLNGNVLGVLYSPNSIEPTHYNRSYSANSYLPLAGPNHYVLTESKVAKVNLEPVPEGGNRRATGVTLVNGRVLLARREVIVSGGSLLSPAILENSGIGKADVLSAAGIEQLVDLPGVGENLQDHVRIQSSYELKETFTGYDRLKYDTAYAAEQLRLWWEGKTSMYGYSGSGYTFTNWNQALGNEGEADLIALAHDAIGASGHPVEQKKLEWLNDTSVPQLEILFSDGYTGVKGYPTSGSAGYGKDYFTLIAAVMHPLSRGNVHINPVNPLGPPLIDPKYLSHEYDLQAAIQAIKKCRQVALTEPLRSTWVSEYEPGLNTTSDAQWREFALKTTLSIYHPVGTCAMLPKADGGVVDPSLKVYGTTNLRVVDASIMPVLISAHIQTAVYGIAERAAEIIIQEATA, from the exons ATGGTCATCATCATGTTACCTGTCATCCTGGCCGCGTCCCTGctcgcggcgacggcgtcaggAGCGCCCAGCAGCCGGCTCTGTGCCAAGACTTACGACTTT ATCGTCGTTGGCGGTGGCACTGCTGGCCTGGCTCTGTCGACCCGCCTCAGCCAGGGGCTGCCGAATGCAACGGTACTCGTCATCGAAGCTGGCCCGGCAGGCCTCGGGGACGAGCGCATCGAGATACCCGGACGCAGAGGCTCGACATTTGGTTCCGTTTACGACTGGAACCTGACGACCGTCCCCCAAGCCGGTTCCAACGGACGCGTGTGGACCCAGACGAGAGGCCACGTCctgggcggcagctccgCGCTGAACCTCTTCTCCTACGACCGCGCGTCGGCTCACGAATACGATGGCTGGGAGGAGTTAGGCAACCCGGGCTGGAACTGGAACTCCATGCGCGATGCCATGATCAAGTCGGAGAACTTCACCTCGGCGAACACAGAGTACTACACTGGAAGCGAAGGAGTCGGTGATTCGGGGCCCATCAAAGCACTGATCAACCGTCTCATCCCCGAGCACCAGGCCCCTCTGTTTCCGGTCATGAACAGCCTCGGGATCGAGACGAACCTGGAATCCCTGAACGGTAACGTTCTCGGCGTTCTGTATTCGCCAAACAGCATCGAACCGACCCACTACAATCGATCCTACAGCGCCAATTCGTATCTGCCTCTGGCCGGCCCGAACCATTACGTCCTGACTGAGTCCAAGGTTGCCAAAGTTAACCTCGAACCTGTCCCAGAGGGCGGCAATCGACGGGCCACGGGCGTTACGCTCGTGAACGGAAGAGTCTTGCTTGCCCGCCGCGAGGTCATTGTCTCCGGCGGCAGCCTCCTAAGCCCAGCCATCCTGGAAAACTCGGGTATCGGAAAGGCCGACGTTCTGTCTGCGGCCGGAatcgagcagctcgtcgatcTCCCCGGCGTGGGCGAGAATCTCCAGGACCACGTCCGAATCCAAAGCTCGTACGAGCTGAAGGAGACCTTCACTGGCTACGACCGTCTCAAGTACGACACCGCCTACGCGGCCGAGCAGCTTCGGCTCTGGTGGGAGGGCAAGACTTccatgtacggatactccGGCAGCGGATACACCTTCACGAACTGGAACCAGGCTCTCGGGAACGAAGGCGAGGCGgacctcatcgccctcgcccacgaTGCCATCGGCGCCTCCGGCCACCCCGTGGAGCAAAAGAAGCTCGAGTGGCTCAACGACACTAGTGTCCCTCAGCTCGAGATCCTGTTTAGCGACGGATACACCGGGGTGAAGGGCTACCCTACCTCGGGTAGTGCAGGGTACGGCAAGGACTACTTTACCCTCATTGCTGCCGTGATGCACCCCCTGAGCCGGGGCAACGTCCACATCAACCCCGTCAACCCTCTCGGGCCGCCCCTGATCGACCCCAAGTACCTCTCCCACGAGTACGACCTGCAAGCCGCCATCCAAGCCATCAAAAAGTGCCGGCAGGTCGCCTTGACGGAGCCCCTTAGATCGACGTGGGTCTCCGAGTACGAGCCGGGCCTAAACACGACCTCTGATGCGCAGTGGAGGGAGTTCGCGCTCAAGACCACGTTGTCCATCTACCACCCTGTCGGAACTTGCGCTATGCTCCCCaaggcggacggcggcgttgtcgacCCCTCGCTGAAGGTCTACGGAACCACGAATCTCAGGGTCGTTGACGCCAGTATCATGCCGGTGCTGATCTCGGCGCACATCCAGACTGCTGTGtacggcatcgccgagagAGCCGCCGAGATTATTATTCAGGAGGCCACGGCATGA
- a CDS encoding Putative peptidase S28, alpha/Beta hydrolase: MVSSWLILGLLSLSRVTAALGPQLGLPEMWEDFRRESELEAAVRIASKSAATFRLVANDTVPGAPNPATLYRAYNLSVPVDHFHNESMYAPHSNGTFPLRYWYDDRFYKPGGPVIALAAGETSGAGRLPFLQKGIVAILAEATNGLGVILEHRYYGSSYPTPDFSTKNLRFLTTDQALADTAYFAKNIVFPGKLVELDLTAPGTPWIMYGGSYAGAFVAFLRKVYPEVFWGAISSSGVTAAVVDFWEYYEAARLYSPEGCAETTQKLTHVVDNILLQKGNTTKDDILTLKTAFGLPNVTGDVDFASTIRGGIGGLQGRNWDPAIDNRAFLRYCGNMTSDEIIWPATEKLDSTLRYLLTAGGYEAEIEELVPRFKNYIGYVNFTRVSTCRQTQDECFGPGEDDVYAADDLNASWRLWAYQYCSQWGYLQTGSGVPESQLGLISRLIDIDFTTRICRKAFNITTPPDVDAINKYGGYNFSYPRVAIIDGEADPWRAASPNKMGLARPASTTEEPNLVIAGGAVHHWDENGIFMNETTAELPPTPAKEAQSFEVEFVRAWLKEWEEQK; this comes from the exons ATGGTTTCGTCTTGGTTGATCCTAGGCCTCCTCAGCCTCTCCCGGGTAACGGCCGCCCTGGGACCGCAGCTCGGCTTGCCCGAGATGTGGGAGGACTTCCGCCGTGAATCCGAGCTTGAAGCCGCAGTCCGCATAGCGTCgaagtcggcggcgaccttcCGATTGGTGGCGAACGACACTGTTCCCGGTGCACCTAATCCGGCGACTCTCTACCGGGCCTACAACCTCTCAGTTCCAGTCGACCACTTCCACAATGAATCCATGTACGCGCCTCACTCGAACGGGACGTTCCCCCTCCGTTACTGGTACGACGATCGATTCTACAAGCCCGGCGGTcccgtcatcgccctcgccgccggtgagACGAGCGGTGCGGGACGCCTGCCTTTTCTGCAAaagggcatcgtcgccatcctggcTGAAGCGACCAACGGATTGGGCGTCATCTTGGAGCACCGATACTACGGCAGCAGTTATCCTACCCCGGACTTCAGTACGAAGAACCTGCGGTTCCTAACTACCGACCAAGCATTGGCTGATACCGCATACTTCGCGAAGAACATTGTCTTCCCCGGCAaactcgtcgagctcgacctgACGGCTCCCGGGACCCCCTGGATCATGTACGGAGGTTCGtacgccggcgccttcgtcgctTTCCTCCGCAAAGTATACCCCGAGGTATTTTGGGGCGCAATCTCATCGTCTGGGGTCActgccgccgtcgttgacTTCTGGGAGTACTACGAAGCCGCGAGGCTCTACTCCCCGGAGGGCTGCGCCGAAACGACGCAAAAGCTAAcccacgtcgtcgacaacaTCCTGCTACAGAAGGGCAACACCACAAAAGACGACATCCTGACGCTCAAGACTGCGTTTGGCCTGCCCAACGTCACCGGAGACGTCGACTTCGCCAGCACCATACGAGGCGGCATTGGAGGCCTACAAGGCCGCAACTGGGACCCGGCCATCGACAACCGGGCCTTCCTTCGCTACTGTGGTAACATGACCTCCGACGAAATCATCTGGCCCGCAACGGAGAAACTGGACTCCACTCTTCGCTACCTGCTGACCGCTGGCGGGtacgaggccgagatcgaggagtTGGTTCCGCGGTTCAAGAACTACATCGGCTACGTCAACTTCACCAGAGTGTCTACGTGCCGCCAGACGCAAGACGAGTGCTTCGGGCCCGGGGAGGATGATGtctacgccgccgacgacctcaacGCGTCTTGGCGCCTCTGGGCTTACCAATACTGCTCGCA ATGGGGTTACCTCCAGACGGGATCGGGTGTCCCCGAATCCCAACTCGGGTTGATTTCCCGTCTGATTGACATTGACTTCACGACGAGGATCTGCCGCAAGGCCTTCAACAtcacgacgccgcccgatgtcgacgccatcaacaagTACGGCGGTTACAACTTTAGCTACCCGCGTGTCGCCATaatcgacggcgaggcggaccCGTGGCGCGCGGCGAGCCCCAACAAGATGGGGCTGGCGAGGCCCGCGTCCACCACGGAGGAGCCGAACCTGgtcatcgccggcggggCTGTCCACCACTGGGACGAGAACGGCATCTTCATGAACGAGACCACGGCCGAGCTGCCtccgacgccggcgaaggAGGCCCAGAGTTTCGAGGTCGAGTTTGTGCGAGCGTGGTTGAAGGAATGGGAGGAACAAAAATAA
- a CDS encoding Putative major facilitator, sugar transporter, major facilitator superfamily: MTEKIDPVDTIHAHDHDDSEKASLHEVETKVITGSEAFNEAMIKEPPSAWSKPQLYIYAFSLVGFFCSTMNGYDGSLINNLLQNPSFKERYGAKNDGIWAGIIASMYQIGGVVALPFVGPAIDTWGRRVGMFIGAAIVIIGTCVQATASGTGQFMGGRFFLGFGVSIAASAGPMMVIELNHPAFRGVVGAMYNTLWFSGAIIASGAARGALDIKGDASWRLITWLQALFSGLICLFCLFLPESPRWLFVNNKKDKAAAVLTKYHGNGNPDSAWVKLQLHEYEELLNMDGADKRWWDYRALFRNRASVYRLGCNVCISIFGQWAGNAVLSYFLGSVLDTAGYTHPIQQANITLINSCQQFAFAIFGALLVDRVGRRPLLLFSFTACTVVWLGMTVASGILSKSQIGETEGGAPIFDNPAASQACLAMIFIFGSVYSVGITPLQALYPVEVLSFEMRAKGMAFSNLAVNAAGLLNQFAWPVSMEQIAWKTYIIFTIWDAIQTVIIYFYIPETKGHTLEELDHIFSAKNPVKASTQKKAVAVDRYGDVINVQEV, encoded by the exons ATGACCGAGAAGATCGATCCCGTGGACACGATCCACGCCCACGACCATGACGACTCCGAGAAGGCAAGCCTCCAT GAAGTCGAGACCAAGGTCATCACCGGTTCCGAGGCCTTCAACGAGGCCATGATCAAGGAACCCCCCAGCGCCTGGAGCAAGCCCCAGCTCTACATCTACGCCTTCTCGCTTGTCGGTTTCTTCTGTTCCACCATGAACGGATACGACGGCTCCCTCATCAACAACCTGCTCCAGAACCCCTCCTTCAAGGAACGTTACGGCGCAAAGAACGACGGCATCTGGGCTGGCATCATCGCCTCCATGTACCAGATTGGAGGAGTCGTCGCCCTGCCGTTCGTGGGTCCTGCCATTGATACCTGGGGCCGCCGTGTCGGCATGTTCATCGGCGCagccatcgtcatcatcggaACCTGCGTCCAGGCCACCGCCAGCGGCACTGGCCAATTCATGGGCGGCCGTTTTTTCCTTGGTTTCGGTGTCTCGATCGCTGCATCCGCAGGCCCCATGATGGTCATTGAGCTCAACCATCCCGCCTTTAGAGGAGTCGTCGGTGCTATGTACAACACGCTTTGGTTCTCcggcgccatcatcgcctcCGGCGCTGCTCGCGGCGCTCTCGACATCAAGGGAGACGCTAGCTGGCGGCTCATTACCTG GCTCCAGGCGTTGTTCTCTGGTTTGATCTGCCTGTTCTGCCTGTTCTTGCCCGAGTCACCGCGGTGGCTGTTCGTCAAcaacaagaaggacaaggcgGCCGCCGTACTGACCAAGTACCACGGAAACGGCAACCCGGACTCTGCTTGGGTCAAGCTCCAGCTGCACGAGTACGAGGAGCTGCTCAACATGGACGGTGCTGACAAGCGCTGGTGGGATTACCGCGCGCTGTTCCGCAACCGCGCCTCCGTCTACCGTCTCGGATGCAACGTCTGTATCTCCATCTTCGGCCAGTGGGCAGGCAACGCCGTTCTCTCCTACTTCCTCGGGTCTGTTCTCGACACTGCCGGCTACACACACCCTATCCAGCAGGCCAACATCACCCTCATCAACTCTTGCCAGCAGTTCGCCTTCGCCATCTTCGGTGCCCTCCTTGTCGACAGagtcggccgccgccctctcctccttttctctttcacCGCCTGCACGGTCGTCTGGCTCGGAATGACCGTCGCTTCCGGTATCCTCTCCAAGTCCCAGATTGGCGAGACCGAAGGCGGCGCTCCCATCTTTGACAaccccgccgcctcccaggCCTGCTTGGCCatgatcttcatcttcgGCAGCGTTTACTCCGTCGGTATCACCCCTCTCCAGGCGCTCTAccccgtcgaggtcctctCCTTCGAGATGCGTGCCAAGGGCATGGCCTTCTCCAACTTGGCTGTCAACGCCGCCGGTCTCCTCAACCAGTTCGCCTGGCCCGTTTCCATGGAGCAGATTGCCTGGAAGACCTACATCATCTTCACCATCTGGGACGCCATTCAGACCGTCATCATCTACTTTTACATccccgagaccaagggccACACT ctcgaggagctcgaccaCATCTTCTCCGCCAAGAACCCCGTCAAGGCTTCCacccagaagaaggccgtcgccgtcgaccgctACGGCGATGTCATCAACGTCCAGGAGGTCTAA